In a genomic window of Chrysemys picta bellii isolate R12L10 chromosome 1, ASM1138683v2, whole genome shotgun sequence:
- the PRICKLE1 gene encoding prickle-like protein 1 isoform X2, with protein MPLEMEPKVNNLTFGCQRSSTSDDDSGCALEEYTWVPPGLRPEQVQLYFACLPEEKVPYINSPGEKHRIKQLLYQLPPHDNECGTKVNGGEVAVFASRAGPGVCWHPSCFVCSTCNELLVDLIYFYQDGKIHCGRHHAELLKPRCSACDEIIFADECTEAEGRHWHMKHFSCLECDTILGGQRYIMKDGRPFCCGCFESLYAEYCETCGEHIGVDHAQMTYDGQHWHATETCFSCAQCKASLLGCPFLPKQGQIYCSKTCSLGEDVHASDSSDSAFQSARSRDSRRSVRMGKSSRSADQCRQSLLLSPALNYKFPGLSSNADDTLSRKMDDLSLSRQGAGFVNEDFWKGRVEQEMTEDPEEWAEHEDYMTQLLLKFGDKGLFQQPAEVDVTSNEHWISDNIVKSKSDLKKNNQSLASKKYQADMYWAQSQDGLGDSAYGSHPGPASSRKIQELDMEHVASGYKHDQTQWYEGSLERLSDLKQQEQSVRDSMDSLALSNITGASVDGESKSRPSFYSLQTFQELEAEDCEKMSNMGTLNSSMLHRSAESLKSLSSELCQEKVLPEEKPAHMPVLRRSKSQSRPQQVKFSDDVIDNGDYESVEIRQPPMSERTRRRVFHFEERGNRHQHRRRRSRKSRSDNTLHLTTERRCSPKERLHFYSPQDYGKFIQNKSPHEVQAYIQNTEFYGQYAHATSDYALRNQAVDTFFGLYGEEEDSWCSTSSSSSSDSEEEGYFLGQPIPQPRSLRYPYYTDDLSSPSTALASSQFGQRTTKSKKKKGHKGKNCIIS; from the exons ATGCCTTTGGAGATGGAGCCAAAAGTTAACAATCTTACCTTTGGGTGTCAACGAAGCTCAACATCCGATGATGACTCTGGCTGTGCCTTGGAAGAATATACCTGGGTTCCGCCAGGTCTTAGaccagaacag GTACAGCTATACTTTGCCTGTTTGCCGGAGGAGAAGGTCCCTTACATTAACAGCCCTGGAGAAAAACATAGAATTAAACAGCTTCTGTACCAGTTGCCACCCCATGATAATGAG TGTGGTACAAAAGTAAATGGAGGTGAAGTTGCAGTGTTTGCTTCAAGAGCTGGACCTGGAGTGTGCTGGCATCCATCGTGTTTTGTGTGCTCTACATGTAATGAGCTTCTTGTTGACCTAATCTACTTCTACCAAGATGGAAAAATTCACTGTGGCAGACACCATGCTGAACTTCTCAAACCCCGTTGCTCAGCATGTGatgag atcATCTTTGCTGATGAGTGCACAGAAGCTGAGGGTCGCCATTGGCATATGAAGCATTTTTCTTGCCTTGAGTGTGACACTATCCTTGGTGGACAGAGATACATTATGAAGGATGGACGTCCATTCTGCTGTGGGTGTTTTGAATCTCTTTATGCTGAGTACTGTGAGACCTGTGGGGAACACATAG GTGTTGACCATGCTCAGATGACCTATGATGGACAGCACTGGCATGCCACGGAGACTTGTTTTTCTTGTGCTCAGTGCAAAGCCTCTCTGCTGGGTTGTCCTTTTCTTCCCAAGCAAGGACAAATTTACTGTTCAAAAACTTGTAGTTTGGGCGAAGACGTTCATGCCTCTGACTCATCTGATTCTGCATTTCAGTCTGCACGATCAAGAGACTCCAGAAGAAGTGTTCGTATGGGAAAGAGCAGCCGGTCAGCTGACCAGTGCAGACAGTCTCTCCTACTGTCACCAGCACTGAATTACAAATTCCCTGGTCTTTCTAGCAATGCTGATGATACTCTTTCTCGCAAGATGGATGACTTAAGTCTTTCAAGGCAAGGAGCAGGCTTTGTGAATGAAGATTTTTGGAAAGGAAGAGTAGAGCAGGAAATGACCGAAGACCCTGAAGAGTGGGCTGAGCATGAAGACTACATGACTCAACTCCTCCTAAAATTTGGTGATAAAGGCCTCTTTCAGCAGCCCGCTGAAGTAGATGTTACATCAAATGAACACTGGATTTCTGATAATATTGTTAAAAGCAAGTcggatttgaaaaaaaataatcaaagccTGGCAAGTAAAAAATATCAGGCAGACATGTATTGGGCCCAGTCACAAGATGGTTTAGGTGATTCTGCATATGGCAGCCATCCAGGCCCTGCCAGTAGTAGAAAAATCCAAGAGTTGGATATGGAACATGTGGCTTCAGGATACAAACATGACCAGACACAATGGTATGAAGGTTCATTAGAACGTTTGTCTGATCTGAAACAACAAGAGCAAAGTGTTCGAGATTCAATGGATTCCTTGGCTTTGTCTAACATCACAG GGGCTTCAGTGGATGGAGAAAGCAAATCAAGGCCTTCTTTTTATTCTTTGCAAACTTTccaggagctggaggcagaggacTGTGAGAAAATGAGCAATATGGGAACTCTAAATTCTTCAATGCTCCACAGGAGTGCAGAGTCTTTAAAGAGTTTAAGCTCAGAGTTATGTCAAGAAAAGGTGTTGCCAGAAGAAAAGCCAGCACACATGCCTGTACTTAGAAGATCCAAATCCCAGTCTAGACCACAACAagtaaagttttcagatgatgtTATTGACAATGGGGATTATGAGAGTGTTGAAATTCGCCAACCTCCAATGAGTGAAAGGACTCGTAGGCGTGTTTTTCATTTTGAAGAACGTGGGAATCGGCATCAGCATCGTCGCAGGAGAAGTAGGAAGTCTCGTTCAGACAATACACTTcatttaactacagaaagaagaTGCTCTCCAAAAGAGAGACTTCACTTTTACTCACCTCAGGATTATGGCAAATTCATCCAAAATAAAAGCCCTCATGAGGTTCAAGCATACATTCAAAACACAGAATTCTATGGACAGTATGCACATGCTACGTCTGATTATGCACTGCGGAACCAGGCAGTTGATACATTTTTTGGACTGTATGGTGAGGAAGAAGACTCTTGGTGTTCAACTTCATCGTCATCATCGTCTGATTCTGAAGAGGAAGGATATTTTCTTGGACAGCCAATTCCACAGCCACGATCACTGAGATACCCATACTATACAGATGACCTTTCCAGTCCAAGCACTGCACTGGCCAGTTCTCAGTTTGGGCAAAGGACAACcaaatcaaagaagaaaaaaggacaTAAAGGCAAAAACTGCATAATTTCTTAA
- the PRICKLE1 gene encoding prickle-like protein 1 isoform X1 — MPLEMEPKVNNLTFGCQRSSTSDDDSGCALEEYTWVPPGLRPEQVQLYFACLPEEKVPYINSPGEKHRIKQLLYQLPPHDNEVRYCQSLSEEEKKELQMFSAQRKKEALGRGTIKLLSRAVMHAVCEQCGTKVNGGEVAVFASRAGPGVCWHPSCFVCSTCNELLVDLIYFYQDGKIHCGRHHAELLKPRCSACDEIIFADECTEAEGRHWHMKHFSCLECDTILGGQRYIMKDGRPFCCGCFESLYAEYCETCGEHIGVDHAQMTYDGQHWHATETCFSCAQCKASLLGCPFLPKQGQIYCSKTCSLGEDVHASDSSDSAFQSARSRDSRRSVRMGKSSRSADQCRQSLLLSPALNYKFPGLSSNADDTLSRKMDDLSLSRQGAGFVNEDFWKGRVEQEMTEDPEEWAEHEDYMTQLLLKFGDKGLFQQPAEVDVTSNEHWISDNIVKSKSDLKKNNQSLASKKYQADMYWAQSQDGLGDSAYGSHPGPASSRKIQELDMEHVASGYKHDQTQWYEGSLERLSDLKQQEQSVRDSMDSLALSNITGASVDGESKSRPSFYSLQTFQELEAEDCEKMSNMGTLNSSMLHRSAESLKSLSSELCQEKVLPEEKPAHMPVLRRSKSQSRPQQVKFSDDVIDNGDYESVEIRQPPMSERTRRRVFHFEERGNRHQHRRRRSRKSRSDNTLHLTTERRCSPKERLHFYSPQDYGKFIQNKSPHEVQAYIQNTEFYGQYAHATSDYALRNQAVDTFFGLYGEEEDSWCSTSSSSSSDSEEEGYFLGQPIPQPRSLRYPYYTDDLSSPSTALASSQFGQRTTKSKKKKGHKGKNCIIS; from the exons ATGCCTTTGGAGATGGAGCCAAAAGTTAACAATCTTACCTTTGGGTGTCAACGAAGCTCAACATCCGATGATGACTCTGGCTGTGCCTTGGAAGAATATACCTGGGTTCCGCCAGGTCTTAGaccagaacag GTACAGCTATACTTTGCCTGTTTGCCGGAGGAGAAGGTCCCTTACATTAACAGCCCTGGAGAAAAACATAGAATTAAACAGCTTCTGTACCAGTTGCCACCCCATGATAATGAG GTGAGATATTGTCAATCTTTAAgtgaagaagagaagaaggaactaCAAATGTTTAGCGCTCAGCGTAAGAAGGAGGCATTGGGACGAGGAACTATTAAACTGCTCTCAAGAGCAGTAATGCATGCAGTCTGTGAACAG TGTGGTACAAAAGTAAATGGAGGTGAAGTTGCAGTGTTTGCTTCAAGAGCTGGACCTGGAGTGTGCTGGCATCCATCGTGTTTTGTGTGCTCTACATGTAATGAGCTTCTTGTTGACCTAATCTACTTCTACCAAGATGGAAAAATTCACTGTGGCAGACACCATGCTGAACTTCTCAAACCCCGTTGCTCAGCATGTGatgag atcATCTTTGCTGATGAGTGCACAGAAGCTGAGGGTCGCCATTGGCATATGAAGCATTTTTCTTGCCTTGAGTGTGACACTATCCTTGGTGGACAGAGATACATTATGAAGGATGGACGTCCATTCTGCTGTGGGTGTTTTGAATCTCTTTATGCTGAGTACTGTGAGACCTGTGGGGAACACATAG GTGTTGACCATGCTCAGATGACCTATGATGGACAGCACTGGCATGCCACGGAGACTTGTTTTTCTTGTGCTCAGTGCAAAGCCTCTCTGCTGGGTTGTCCTTTTCTTCCCAAGCAAGGACAAATTTACTGTTCAAAAACTTGTAGTTTGGGCGAAGACGTTCATGCCTCTGACTCATCTGATTCTGCATTTCAGTCTGCACGATCAAGAGACTCCAGAAGAAGTGTTCGTATGGGAAAGAGCAGCCGGTCAGCTGACCAGTGCAGACAGTCTCTCCTACTGTCACCAGCACTGAATTACAAATTCCCTGGTCTTTCTAGCAATGCTGATGATACTCTTTCTCGCAAGATGGATGACTTAAGTCTTTCAAGGCAAGGAGCAGGCTTTGTGAATGAAGATTTTTGGAAAGGAAGAGTAGAGCAGGAAATGACCGAAGACCCTGAAGAGTGGGCTGAGCATGAAGACTACATGACTCAACTCCTCCTAAAATTTGGTGATAAAGGCCTCTTTCAGCAGCCCGCTGAAGTAGATGTTACATCAAATGAACACTGGATTTCTGATAATATTGTTAAAAGCAAGTcggatttgaaaaaaaataatcaaagccTGGCAAGTAAAAAATATCAGGCAGACATGTATTGGGCCCAGTCACAAGATGGTTTAGGTGATTCTGCATATGGCAGCCATCCAGGCCCTGCCAGTAGTAGAAAAATCCAAGAGTTGGATATGGAACATGTGGCTTCAGGATACAAACATGACCAGACACAATGGTATGAAGGTTCATTAGAACGTTTGTCTGATCTGAAACAACAAGAGCAAAGTGTTCGAGATTCAATGGATTCCTTGGCTTTGTCTAACATCACAG GGGCTTCAGTGGATGGAGAAAGCAAATCAAGGCCTTCTTTTTATTCTTTGCAAACTTTccaggagctggaggcagaggacTGTGAGAAAATGAGCAATATGGGAACTCTAAATTCTTCAATGCTCCACAGGAGTGCAGAGTCTTTAAAGAGTTTAAGCTCAGAGTTATGTCAAGAAAAGGTGTTGCCAGAAGAAAAGCCAGCACACATGCCTGTACTTAGAAGATCCAAATCCCAGTCTAGACCACAACAagtaaagttttcagatgatgtTATTGACAATGGGGATTATGAGAGTGTTGAAATTCGCCAACCTCCAATGAGTGAAAGGACTCGTAGGCGTGTTTTTCATTTTGAAGAACGTGGGAATCGGCATCAGCATCGTCGCAGGAGAAGTAGGAAGTCTCGTTCAGACAATACACTTcatttaactacagaaagaagaTGCTCTCCAAAAGAGAGACTTCACTTTTACTCACCTCAGGATTATGGCAAATTCATCCAAAATAAAAGCCCTCATGAGGTTCAAGCATACATTCAAAACACAGAATTCTATGGACAGTATGCACATGCTACGTCTGATTATGCACTGCGGAACCAGGCAGTTGATACATTTTTTGGACTGTATGGTGAGGAAGAAGACTCTTGGTGTTCAACTTCATCGTCATCATCGTCTGATTCTGAAGAGGAAGGATATTTTCTTGGACAGCCAATTCCACAGCCACGATCACTGAGATACCCATACTATACAGATGACCTTTCCAGTCCAAGCACTGCACTGGCCAGTTCTCAGTTTGGGCAAAGGACAACcaaatcaaagaagaaaaaaggacaTAAAGGCAAAAACTGCATAATTTCTTAA
- the PRICKLE1 gene encoding prickle-like protein 1 isoform X3: MPLEMEPKVNNLTFGCQRSSTSDDDSGCALEEYTWVPPGLRPEQCGTKVNGGEVAVFASRAGPGVCWHPSCFVCSTCNELLVDLIYFYQDGKIHCGRHHAELLKPRCSACDEIIFADECTEAEGRHWHMKHFSCLECDTILGGQRYIMKDGRPFCCGCFESLYAEYCETCGEHIGVDHAQMTYDGQHWHATETCFSCAQCKASLLGCPFLPKQGQIYCSKTCSLGEDVHASDSSDSAFQSARSRDSRRSVRMGKSSRSADQCRQSLLLSPALNYKFPGLSSNADDTLSRKMDDLSLSRQGAGFVNEDFWKGRVEQEMTEDPEEWAEHEDYMTQLLLKFGDKGLFQQPAEVDVTSNEHWISDNIVKSKSDLKKNNQSLASKKYQADMYWAQSQDGLGDSAYGSHPGPASSRKIQELDMEHVASGYKHDQTQWYEGSLERLSDLKQQEQSVRDSMDSLALSNITGASVDGESKSRPSFYSLQTFQELEAEDCEKMSNMGTLNSSMLHRSAESLKSLSSELCQEKVLPEEKPAHMPVLRRSKSQSRPQQVKFSDDVIDNGDYESVEIRQPPMSERTRRRVFHFEERGNRHQHRRRRSRKSRSDNTLHLTTERRCSPKERLHFYSPQDYGKFIQNKSPHEVQAYIQNTEFYGQYAHATSDYALRNQAVDTFFGLYGEEEDSWCSTSSSSSSDSEEEGYFLGQPIPQPRSLRYPYYTDDLSSPSTALASSQFGQRTTKSKKKKGHKGKNCIIS; the protein is encoded by the exons ATGCCTTTGGAGATGGAGCCAAAAGTTAACAATCTTACCTTTGGGTGTCAACGAAGCTCAACATCCGATGATGACTCTGGCTGTGCCTTGGAAGAATATACCTGGGTTCCGCCAGGTCTTAGaccagaacag TGTGGTACAAAAGTAAATGGAGGTGAAGTTGCAGTGTTTGCTTCAAGAGCTGGACCTGGAGTGTGCTGGCATCCATCGTGTTTTGTGTGCTCTACATGTAATGAGCTTCTTGTTGACCTAATCTACTTCTACCAAGATGGAAAAATTCACTGTGGCAGACACCATGCTGAACTTCTCAAACCCCGTTGCTCAGCATGTGatgag atcATCTTTGCTGATGAGTGCACAGAAGCTGAGGGTCGCCATTGGCATATGAAGCATTTTTCTTGCCTTGAGTGTGACACTATCCTTGGTGGACAGAGATACATTATGAAGGATGGACGTCCATTCTGCTGTGGGTGTTTTGAATCTCTTTATGCTGAGTACTGTGAGACCTGTGGGGAACACATAG GTGTTGACCATGCTCAGATGACCTATGATGGACAGCACTGGCATGCCACGGAGACTTGTTTTTCTTGTGCTCAGTGCAAAGCCTCTCTGCTGGGTTGTCCTTTTCTTCCCAAGCAAGGACAAATTTACTGTTCAAAAACTTGTAGTTTGGGCGAAGACGTTCATGCCTCTGACTCATCTGATTCTGCATTTCAGTCTGCACGATCAAGAGACTCCAGAAGAAGTGTTCGTATGGGAAAGAGCAGCCGGTCAGCTGACCAGTGCAGACAGTCTCTCCTACTGTCACCAGCACTGAATTACAAATTCCCTGGTCTTTCTAGCAATGCTGATGATACTCTTTCTCGCAAGATGGATGACTTAAGTCTTTCAAGGCAAGGAGCAGGCTTTGTGAATGAAGATTTTTGGAAAGGAAGAGTAGAGCAGGAAATGACCGAAGACCCTGAAGAGTGGGCTGAGCATGAAGACTACATGACTCAACTCCTCCTAAAATTTGGTGATAAAGGCCTCTTTCAGCAGCCCGCTGAAGTAGATGTTACATCAAATGAACACTGGATTTCTGATAATATTGTTAAAAGCAAGTcggatttgaaaaaaaataatcaaagccTGGCAAGTAAAAAATATCAGGCAGACATGTATTGGGCCCAGTCACAAGATGGTTTAGGTGATTCTGCATATGGCAGCCATCCAGGCCCTGCCAGTAGTAGAAAAATCCAAGAGTTGGATATGGAACATGTGGCTTCAGGATACAAACATGACCAGACACAATGGTATGAAGGTTCATTAGAACGTTTGTCTGATCTGAAACAACAAGAGCAAAGTGTTCGAGATTCAATGGATTCCTTGGCTTTGTCTAACATCACAG GGGCTTCAGTGGATGGAGAAAGCAAATCAAGGCCTTCTTTTTATTCTTTGCAAACTTTccaggagctggaggcagaggacTGTGAGAAAATGAGCAATATGGGAACTCTAAATTCTTCAATGCTCCACAGGAGTGCAGAGTCTTTAAAGAGTTTAAGCTCAGAGTTATGTCAAGAAAAGGTGTTGCCAGAAGAAAAGCCAGCACACATGCCTGTACTTAGAAGATCCAAATCCCAGTCTAGACCACAACAagtaaagttttcagatgatgtTATTGACAATGGGGATTATGAGAGTGTTGAAATTCGCCAACCTCCAATGAGTGAAAGGACTCGTAGGCGTGTTTTTCATTTTGAAGAACGTGGGAATCGGCATCAGCATCGTCGCAGGAGAAGTAGGAAGTCTCGTTCAGACAATACACTTcatttaactacagaaagaagaTGCTCTCCAAAAGAGAGACTTCACTTTTACTCACCTCAGGATTATGGCAAATTCATCCAAAATAAAAGCCCTCATGAGGTTCAAGCATACATTCAAAACACAGAATTCTATGGACAGTATGCACATGCTACGTCTGATTATGCACTGCGGAACCAGGCAGTTGATACATTTTTTGGACTGTATGGTGAGGAAGAAGACTCTTGGTGTTCAACTTCATCGTCATCATCGTCTGATTCTGAAGAGGAAGGATATTTTCTTGGACAGCCAATTCCACAGCCACGATCACTGAGATACCCATACTATACAGATGACCTTTCCAGTCCAAGCACTGCACTGGCCAGTTCTCAGTTTGGGCAAAGGACAACcaaatcaaagaagaaaaaaggacaTAAAGGCAAAAACTGCATAATTTCTTAA